From one Botrytis cinerea B05.10 chromosome 7, complete sequence genomic stretch:
- the Bcurb2 gene encoding Bcurb2: MDSKSRIAQEKLAGLEKASAPFEEQIREAGKFVDIDLDKVATVLDHQKHEEKVFRKKCAAGSFHGREEWLLRWLLKKLQSPKDKTARITPSSWHLFRLLLNAIPLANTARMLTEKKFIVTLQQTLQEAQEINDIDDSGMEAQNDSSSGSDSRETSIISKKRKRTGELVTHTYHGPANGLRALVMAIHTAINSIVRSTKVSFSQRTAGNGRSPAFTTEYMRAVVRTTPESSAMVLGSWMSLCQMVLSKKAGVVISPQLMSPFIDIWDYRVAGTEDLMQFSLHCSEPLLALLKMTKVDSATQDWKEILEKLIARNIIIPSKASAGEKQDSTLLQSLTRVLVLQDVANAPILFDIAIRSLQSNGDRRRRPSDNAWLQTVFITLKAAMPPTKTAAHNSAIREILQRSIQHEVDLSLPELKSLTAEYIVPEGSTDWYLLETVMKLDANVFLIADSDKNLLNDVLERITNVYFESAWPEQSRHIVSEIVVPLMNEFAKARDLSGFVRHWYSQLVKFEQTRKEDAMFPADAFCAWEDEALQIELPKVLENSLTVQQIVQLVDWLAMEMVNQPNAVVTILEAIANSISREDVVDIIGTRLYHVIFDNGNFGKLSDRYSWRAWRVLTRSFQWMQPLHLEEIAGLWEQQASPFTILSTHTFGEKELDNLEIFRCACSAWNAAEIGTKLESLSSPVVLRCLEQLGPSIGALIDQKMANIEKWPIHLNTLSRGAQWTAWSFYNCIFQEYPRALELGIKLQDSAFELLLKNILWIASLAKTSTTEHVLNHGAFAALWFGVLRQDCVLNHSSIISRFIDVLLNCQTQEENPLTATFTCNYAVIESLTQLPLEVIGKKYRERIMQSWSTDLLAQSPECYPAVLALKLKIMHRPTFYTGMKYKDFEEIEKLIKKVGFEEMPKRLETLVTLRELVKLTLSHVTSNLDQSQNRNYVLDAISYLQDKLSKFTSDEKKTKGEKALPFISTSHSLLTVLITKSKQLDDLAIVSNQDLTDLCTSFRKFLLVQLQRRLKKKPKIDEVGNHKDGSLSVVVVLQALESLDVDSSELEPLATEGQVYAAKLNEGKPEVDGVRQLLPEFFATRASSNENGILHISLEAFINTSAGRAGIKKKMDTITSGMDNAEKLQLVQQLMGEELIGLNQLDKLVAIRYVIGACDNIGHEPADAKNSQGSMDLCQAYDLFCTQIIKTNSYRVFSLLGEIMEMMLKTKRRALSQWSVDRTLAILAIICSSKGPSLPTSQANNIFIRLCALMKVVLTNHRFRLEGHLHCVIQVLQPLLRCFFTAHSHTSKRLLQAFTPPPWLPQLQPGITSSSSNTLSPIAAESFTRLLTLICDPTPNSISHSSMNNLTSAVAKAKKIAGQHMHIILQTYIKFNLEMTMKSEVRTAMTPGLYAIFGCTDMEGRKAVVDGLDSSARAVWGTLYRDWARFGKWKGA, from the exons ATG GATTCAAAATCTCGAATTGCGCAAGAAAAGCTTGCTGGGCTGGAGAAAGCATCGGCACCGTTCGAGGAACAAATTCGTGAAGCTGGAaaatttgttgatattgatttggataAGGTCGCTACTGTTCTGGATCATCAAAAACATGAAGAGAAAGTCTTCAGGAAGAAATGTGCGGCAGGCTCGTTTCATGGTAGAGAAGAATGGCTTCTACGATGgcttttgaagaaattgcaGTCTCCTAAGGATAAAACTGCCAG AATTACACCGTCATCATGGCACCTATTCCGTTTACTGTTGAATGCGATCCCGCTAGCGAATACAGCACGCATGCTCACCGAAAAGAAGTTTATCGTAACCCTACAACAGACATTACAGGAAGCCCAAGAGATCAACGACATTGACGATTCAGGCATGGAGGCACAAAATGATTCATCGTCGGGGTCTGACTCAAGGGAAACATCAATCATCTCGAAAAAGCGCAAACGGACCGGGGAACTAGTCACCCACACGTATCATGGTCCAGCCAACGGGCTTCGAGCTTTAGTTATGGCGATTCATACTGCCATCAATAGTATCGTTCGATCGACCAAAGTCTCTTTCTCCCAAAGAACGGCAGGGAATGGTCGAAGTCCAGCCTTTACCACGGAGTATATGCGAGCCGTCGTACGAACCACGCCCGAATCGTCCGCCATGGTTCTAGGTTCCTGGATGTCTCTTTGCCAGATGGTTTTGAGTAAAAAGGCTGGTGTGGTTATATCGCCTCAATTGATGTCCCCCTTTATCGACATCTGGGACTACCGCGTGGCAGGAACCGAAGACCTTATGCAATTTTCTCTTCACTGCTCAGAACCTTTACTAGCATTGTTAAAAATGACGAAGGTAGATTCAGCAACACAGGATTGGAAGGAAATCTTGGAGAAATTGATTGCTCGAAATATCATCATTCCTTCAAAAGCGAGCGCCGGAGAGAAACAAGATTCAACATTGTTGCAGAGTTTGACGAGAGTCCTAGTTCTACAAGATGTTGCAAACGCTcctattctttttgatattgcgATCCGGTCTTTGCAGTCGAATGGAGACCGCCGAAGACGACCATCAGACAATGCCTGGCTTCAGACAGTATTCATAACCTTGAAAGCTGCCATGCCCCCAACTAAAACAGCGGCGCATAATTCTGCCATCCGCGAAATACTTCAGCGCTCCATTCAACACGAAGTGGATCTTAGCCTCCCAGAACTTAAAAGTTTAACAGCGGAGTATATTGTACCTGAGGGAAGCACGGATTGGTACCTTCTAGAAACCGTGATGAAACTTGATGCAAATGTTTTCCTCATCGCTGATAGCGACAAGAATTTATTGAACGATGTATTGGAGCGAATTACTAACGTATACTTCGAATCTGCCTGGCCCGAGCAATCTCGACATATTGTATCCGAGATTGTCGTTCCtttaatgaatgaatttgcCAAAGCTCGTGATCTGTCGGGATTTGTGCGCCACTGGTACTCTCAGCTTGTTAAGTTTGAGCAAACACGAAAGGAAGACGCGATGTTCCCGGCAGATGCCTTTTGTGCTTGGGAGGATGAAGCATTGCAGATCGAGCTTCCTAAGGTTTTGGAGAATTCCTTAACTGTTCAACAGATAGTACAGTTGGTTGATTGGCTAGCTATGGAGATGGTAAACCAACCTAACGCTGTCGTAACCATCCTTGAAGCTATtgcaaattcaatttctagAGAAGATGTTGTAGACATCATTGGAACACGTTTGTACCATGTCATCTTTGATAACGGAAATTTTGGTAAGTTGAGTGACAGATATAGCTGGCGGGCTTGGAGGGTTCTGACTCGATCCTTCCAATGGATGCAACCTCTTCATCTAGAAGAAATTGCTGGGCTGTGGGAGCAGCAAGCGAGCCCCTTTACCATATTGTCTACCCATACGTTTGGTGAGAAAGAATTGGATAATTTGGAAATCTTTCGATGTGCATGCTCAGCATGGAATGCGGCTGAAATTGGAACGAAATTGGAAAGTCTTTCATCGCCAGTGGTTTTGCGCTGCCTTGAACAATTAGGCCCTTCTATTGGTGCCTTGATTGATCAAAAAATGGCAAATATCGAAAAGTGgcccatccatctcaacacATTATCGCGAGGCGCTCAATGGACTGCATGGTCATTTTATAATTGCATCTTTCAGGAATATCCTCGTGCCCTAGAACTTGGCATAAAGTTACAAGACAGTGCCTTTGAGTTGCTGTTAAAGAATATCCTCTGGATAGCTTCTTTGGCTAAGACCTCTACAACTGAGCATGTATTGAATCATGGAGCATTCGCCGCTTTATGGTTTGGAGTACTGCGTCAAGATTGTGTACTCAACCACTCGAGCATCATCAGTCGATTCATCGATGTTCTGCTGAACTGTCAGactcaagaagaaaatcCTCTTACTGCTACTTTTACATGTAATTATGCTGTCATTGAATCTCTAACACAACTTCCATTGGAGGTGATCGGCAAGAAGTACAGAGAGCGGATTATGCAAAGTTGGTCAACAGATCTCTTGGCACAATCCCCTGAGTGTTATCCCGCTGTGCTagcattgaaattgaagatcaTGCATCGCCCTACATTTTATACA GGCATGAAATACAAGGATTtcgaagaaattgagaaattgatcAAGAAAGTCGGGTTCGAGGAGATGCCCAAGCGATTGGAGACTCTTGTTACATTGAGAGAGCTTGTTAAGTTGACTTTGTC ACATGTGACTAGTAACTTGGATCAGtctcaaaatcgaaattatGTCTTAGATGCCATAAGTTATCTCCAAGATAAACTCTCCAAATTTACCAGCGACGAGAAGAAGACCAAGGGCGAGAAGGCTTTGCCTTTCATCTCCACATCACACTCATTACTTACTGTTCTTATTACCAAATCGAAGCAACTTGATGATCTAGCTATTGTCAGCAACCAAGATTTGACTGACCTTTGCACATCCTTCAGAAAATTTCTTCTCGTCCAATTGCAAAGGCGACTGAAAAAGAAACCTAAGATAGATGAGGTTGGTAATCATAAGGATGGTTCATTATCGGTCGTTGTTGTTCTCCAGGCTCTGGAATCTCTGGACGTGGATTCATCAGAGCTTGAGCCTCTCGCAACAGAAGGTCAAGTATATGCTGCGAAGCTGAATGAAGGAAAGCCAGAAGTGGATGGTGTACGTCAACTATTGCCGGAATTCTTTGCTACTCGTGCGTCGAGCAACGAAAATGGAATCCTCCACATCTCTTTGGAGGCTTTTATTAACACATCTGCCGGTAGAGCTGGcatcaagaaaaagatggaCACAATTACCTCCGGAATGGACAATGCGGAAAAGTTACAGCTGGTTCAACAGTTAATGGGCGAAGAACTGATTGGCTTGAATCAACTGGATAAGTTGGTAGCTATCAGATATGTTATTGGCGCCTGCGATA ATATTGGACATGAGCCTGCTGATGCAAAGAATTCCCAAGGATCTATGGATCTCTGTCAAGCTTACGATCTGTTTTGCACACAGATTATCAAGACCAATTCATACCGGGTATTTTCTCTGCTAGGGGAAATTATGGAGATGATGTTAAAGACAAAA CGTCGTGCCCTCTCCCAATGGTCCGTTGATCGCACTCTGGCAATACTTGCTATAATATGCTCCAGCAAAGGACCTTCTCTTCCTACTTCACAAGCGAATAACATCTTCATTCGTCTGTGTGCGTTAATGAAGGTCGTCCTTACCAACCACCGCTTCCGTCTTGAGGGTCATCTTCATTGTGTCATCCAAGTTCTACAGCCTCTTCTCCGCTGCTTCTTTACAGCCCATTCGCACACCTCTAAGAGGCTTCTTCAGGCCTTTACCCCGCCCCCCTGGCTCCCGCAACTTCAACCAGGCAtaacttcatcttcctcgaaTACCCTTTCTCCCATAGCCGCCGAATCTTTTACCCGTCTTCTCACCCTCATTTGCGACCCTACACCTAATTCCATTTCTCATTCATCTATGAACAATCTCACGTCTGCTGTCGCCAAAGCCAAAAAGATCGCCGGTCAACATATGCACATCATACTTCAGACATACATAAAATTCAACCTCGAAATGACAATGAAGTCAGAAGTTAGAACTGCTATGACACCTGGCCTGTATGCAATATTCGGGTGCACAGATATGGAAGGACGTAAGGCTGTGGTTGATGGGCTGGATTCCAGTGCTAGAGCAGTTTGGGGAACTTTATATAGAGATTGGGCTCGATTCGGAAAATGGAAAGGTGCTTAA
- the Bcabp140 gene encoding Bcabp140: protein MSQDEIPPSNEGTVAVEGISALTIQDPESSVANDRPELPHRSHDPENNMKRSDPFQFGSRYLSEKDNVFEFNAWDHVETDDTYKEYAELQYAKQREAPVSEFDKSRFNSDPAKWWNNFYKNNTANFFKDRKWLQQEFPILSQVTEPTYGPCTILEVGAGAGNTAYPILKHNQNPELKIHACDFSKKAVEVIRANEAYDTKNIQADVWDAAGDDLPPGLEEGSVDVVIMIFIFSALSPSQWNRAVQNVFKILKPGGDVLFRDYGRGDLAQVRFKKGRYLEENFYIRGDGTRVYFFEKDELVNIWTGKLPESDAQATDSTTEQECGFDIIDLGVDRRLLVNRAKELKMYRCWMQGRFKKKSLPSTNPK from the exons ATGTCTCAAGACGAAATTCCACCAAGTAATGAAGGTACTGTTGCTGTCGAGGGTATCTCTGCCTTGACTATCCAGGATCCTGAATCATCCGTGGCTAATGATCGTCCCGAACTTCCCCATCGTTCTCATGATCCCGAAAACAACATGAAGAGATCAGATCCATTTCAATTTGGTTCTCGATATCTCAGTGAAAAAGACAACGTCTTCGAGTTCAATGCATGGGATCACGTCGAGACTGATGATACTTACAAGGAGTATGCAGAACTACAATATGCGAAGCAACGCGAAGCTCCTGTATCGGAATTTGACAAAA GCAGATTCAATTCCGATCCCGCCAAATGGTGGAACAATTTTTACAAGAACAATACtgccaatttcttcaaagatcGAAAATGGCTCCAGCAAGAATTCCCCATTCTTTCTCAAGTGACAGAGCCAACCTATGGGCCTTGTACAATTCTGGAAGTTGGCGCAGGCGCAGGTAACACTGCTTATCCAATATTAAAACATAATCAAAACCCTGAATTAAAAATCCATGCTTGCGATTTCTCCAAGAAAGCAGTGGAAGTGATACGTGCGAACGAGGCATATGACACCAAGAATATCCAAGCAGACGTGTGGGATGCTGCTGGCGATGACCTTCCCCCTGGATTGGAAGAGGGTAGTGTCGATGTTGTGATCATGATCTTTATCTTCTCTGCACTTTCTCCTAGTCAATGGAATCGAGCCGTACAAAATGTCTTCAAAATCCTCAAGCCAGGTGGCGATGTGCTATTTCGAGATTACGGCCGTGGTGATCTTGCTCAAGTGCGTTTCAAAAAAGGCCGTTATCTAGAAGAAAACTTCTACATTAGAGGTGATGGAACTCGGGTATATTTCTTTGAAAAGGACGAGTTGGTCAACATTTGGACCGGAAAACTTCCCGAGTCAGATGCTCAGGCTACAGATTCAACGACAGAGCAAGAGTGTGGCTTCGATATTATTGATCTAGGCGTTGACAGAAGGTTACTGGTTAATAGAGCCAAAGAACTAAAGATGTATAGATGCTGGATGCAAGGCcgattcaagaagaagagcttgCCTAGCACCAAtccaaaataa
- the Bcmup1 gene encoding Bcmup1, with product MRDYSNNASSPKYGGTDQVSETPKTGVGTQSNFSQEEGESAYQTNDARRQIGPISAIFLIFNRMIGTGIFSTPSTIVALSGSVGLALFIWVAGMLIAAAGLATYMEFGTGLPRNGGEKNYLEYVFRKPKFLVTSMYAMYVVLLGWAGSNSVVFGEYILSAAEVEVTRWNQRGVGLACITAAFLIHGFSVKWGLRLQNLLGVIKLLILLLIIISGFVALGGHLRIEKPNNFTNAFEGTTGSAYGVVTALYNVIWSYIGYSNANYALSETKNPVRTLKMAAPTALAIVGVLYMLANIAYFAAVPKEEIMTSGRILAASFFRNMFGSRAERVLSVFVALSAFGNVLSVIFSQGRIVQEIGREGILPFSRLWASNKPFNTPFMGLFEHWLVSVIIMLAPPPGDAYNFILNVISYPLAVVNVFVSLALLILYARPFAADRHPQHWAPPFRATWPVVLFFLLSNVYLVVAPFVPPDEGQNVYESLPYYLHCVVGIAFFGAGAIYWLIWAQILPRIGGYKLVRENIVTDDGWSGSVFRRVKSE from the exons ATGAGAGACTATTCGAATAACGCATCGAGTCCTAAATATGGCGGTACGGATCAAGTTAGCGAGACCCCCAAGACGGGAGTTGGAACACAAAGCAATTTCAGTCAAG aagaaggagaatcCGCTTATCAAACTAATGATGCGCGCCGTCAAATTGGCCCCATTTCCGCCATTTTCTTGATCTTCAATCGCATGATCGGAACCGGAATCTTCTCGACCCCAAGTACCATTGTTGCACTTTCCGGATCTGTTGGGCTAGCACTATTTATCTGGGTTGCAGGTATGCTGATTGCAGCAGCTGGTCTTGCAACATATATGGAATTTGGTACCGGACTTCCACGAAACGGTGGCGAAAAGAACTATCTCGAATATGTATTCCGAAAGCCTAAGTTTCTCGTCACTAGTATGTATGCTATGTATGTAGTACTACTCGGTTGGGCGGGTTCGAATTCCGTGGTATTTGGGGAGTATATTTTGAGTGCCGCCGAAGTTGAGGTAACTCGTTGGAATCAACGTGGAGTAGGATTGGCCTGTATCACAGCCGCTTTCTTGATCCATGGGTTTTCTGTAAAATGGGGATTGAgacttcaaaatcttttggGTGTTATCAAGCTTCTAATTCTTCTCCTGATCATCATCTCGGGCTTTGTTGCGCTTGGTGGCCATCTCAGAATCGAGAAGCCAAACAATTTTACCAATGCTTTTGAGGGAACGACTGGTAGCGC CTACGGAGTTGTCACAGCTCTGTACAACGTCATCTGGAGTTATATCGGCTATAGCAATGCCAATTATGCACTTTCCGAAACCAAAAATCCGGTCAGAACACTCAAGATGGCCGCGCCTACAGCTCTCGCTATAGTCGGCGTGCTTTATATGCTTGCAAAC ATTGCATATTTTGCCGCTGTACCAAAGGAGGAAATCATGACTTCGGGTCGTATTTTGGCTGCTTCATTTTTCAGAAACATGTTTGGATCCCGTGCCGAACGTGTATTGTCTGTTTTCGTTGCCCTTTCAGCATTTGGGAATGTCCTGAGTGTCATATTCTCCCAAGGCAGAA TTGTACAAGAAATTGGCCGAGAAGGAATCTTGCCATTCTCCCGACTTTGGGCAAGTAACAAGCCTTTTAACACACCATTCATGGGCCTTTTCGAACATTGGCTGGTGTCTGTGATCATTATGTTAGCTCCTCCACCTGGAGATGCTTACAACTTTATTCTGAA TGTTATCTCATACCCACTTGCGGTAGTAAACGTCTTTGTATCTCTAGCTTTGCTTATCCTTTATGCTCGACCATTCGCAGCTGATCGCCATCCACAACATTGGGCCCCGCCTTTCCGTGCTACTTGGCCTGTGGTTttattcttccttctctcgaATGTCTACCTTGTCGTTGCACCATTTGTTCCACCCGATGAGGGACAAAATGTATACGAGAGTTTGCCATATTACCTTCATTGTGTTGTGGGTATTGCATTCTTCGGCGCGGGAGCTATTTACTGGTTGATTTGGGCTCAAATACTACCCAGAATTGGTGGATATAAACTCGTTCGAGAGAATATCGTTactgatgatggatggagtggAAGTGTCTTCAGAAGGGTCAAATCAGAATAG